Below is a window of Clostridiales bacterium DNA.
AGGGTTCGCGGCCATTCCGGCCACGGATTGTTGGCCGGCCGGGTTCCCGGTGCCGGGGGCATCAGCTCCAGCTCTGTCACCTGGGCGCATCCCTGCCGCAGCACGGAACCGACGCAGTCATTGCCCGTATCGCCGCCGCCGACCACCACCACGTGTTTCCCTTTGGCGCTCATGGAGGATTCCCGTTTTTCCAGCAGGGAGCGGGTGGTTTCCGTCAGGTAATCCACCGCGAAATGCACGCCCTCCGCGTCACTGTCTGTCACCCCAAGTCCGCGGGGTGTCCGCGCGCCGCAGGAGAGAAGCACCGCGTCATATTCCGCAAGAATCGCGCCATCCGGTTCCGTGTTCAGCAGGAAACGTATGCCCTCCTGCTCCATCAGGCGGATCCGGCGCTCCACGATCTCCTTCGGCAGTTTCATGTTCGGGATCCCGTACATCAGCAGTCCGCCCGGCCGGTCCGACCGCTCGATGACCGTCACGGTATGCCCGCTGCGGTTCAGCAGGTCCGCCGCTGCCAGGCCGGAAGGCCCGCTGCCGACCACAGCAATGGTTTTCCCGGTACGCACAGCGGGAATCCTCGGCCGGATCCAGCCGTTGGCAAACGCGGCTTCGATCAGGTACAGCTCATTGTCCCGGTTCGTCACCCCGTTATCCGCCAGGTTGCAGGCCTTCTCGCACAGGGCGGGGCACACCCGACCGGTGAATTCGGGGAACGGGGCAGTCATCAGCAGACGGCCGAAGGCTTCCCGCTCAAATCCGTCCTCCAGCAGGATGTTCCACTCGGGAATCAGGTTGTGCAGCGGGCATCCGAAATCCGACTGGCAGAACGGCACACCGCAGTTCATGCAGCGGGATGCCTGCCGGCAGCGGATCTCCTGCCCCTGTGCCGTATGCAGGTCTTCAAAGTCCAGCACCCGTTCTGCCTCAGGGCGCAGCGGATTCTCGCACCGCGTATATTCCAGAAAACCGGCTGTGTTTCCCATATCCA
It encodes the following:
- a CDS encoding glutamate synthase subunit beta; this encodes MGNTAGFLEYTRCENPLRPEAERVLDFEDLHTAQGQEIRCRQASRCMNCGVPFCQSDFGCPLHNLIPEWNILLEDGFEREAFGRLLMTAPFPEFTGRVCPALCEKACNLADNGVTNRDNELYLIEAAFANGWIRPRIPAVRTGKTIAVVGSGPSGLAAADLLNRSGHTVTVIERSDRPGGLLMYGIPNMKLPKEIVERRIRLMEQEGIRFLLNTEPDGAILAEYDAVLLSCGARTPRGLGVTDSDAEGVHFAVDYLTETTRSLLEKRESSMSAKGKHVVVVGGGDTGNDCVGSVLRQGCAQVTELELMPPAPGTRPANNPWPEWPRTLRTDYGQLEAAWKQGTDPRIFETTIKEIKTDDAGHIRAVVIVKVRRGEKGFENVPGTEQEIPCELLLIAAGFTGCEAKTAGAFHANPDTRGRMMPGDGSHHLAGNLFSAGDMRTGQSLVVRALADGRAAAGEVNLYLASAGRAE